From Permianibacter aggregans, a single genomic window includes:
- the groES gene encoding co-chaperone GroES — protein MHIKPLHDRVVLRRLAAETTSKGGIVIPDQAAEKSSQGEVVAVGDGFRLDNGQRQALSVKTGDRVLFTQYAGTEVKLDGTTYLVVKESDILAIVETTAVQEKAA, from the coding sequence ATGCATATCAAACCGCTCCATGATCGTGTGGTTCTCCGTCGTTTGGCGGCAGAAACCACCAGCAAAGGTGGCATCGTGATTCCTGATCAGGCCGCCGAGAAATCGAGCCAGGGTGAAGTGGTCGCCGTCGGTGATGGGTTCCGGCTGGACAATGGTCAGCGGCAGGCGCTGTCGGTGAAAACCGGTGATCGGGTGCTGTTCACCCAGTACGCCGGCACCGAAGTAAAGCTGGATGGCACTACGTACCTGGTCGTCAAGGAATCGGACATTCTCGCAATCGTTGAAACCACAGCTGTACAGGAGAAAGCGGCATGA
- a CDS encoding substrate-binding periplasmic protein yields the protein MRPLLLIATALMLSTAQANKRIQAPTTTALPTEITACDDPNWPPYVFIGSEHGHPKAQGFSVDVIATALAEHGLKLKVETMPWLRCQRELNSESRFLLALGAAYTPERNEHYRLSLPYHALQSTLFFIESHWPAGKTFSRKEELKTITLCAMRGFPLKNLGLEAYRVDRGHDNYQQMLDKLHYRRCDALLTPIEAIDAVLKQARLSPRHQPLSKREIPWQEATSFHALLNRHHPQSATLQTLLNEGLTTMARDGRLDALRKKWSLPALALPLSPGQQAPTRQHAGE from the coding sequence ATGCGGCCATTATTGTTGATTGCGACAGCGCTGATGCTTTCGACGGCGCAGGCGAATAAGCGCATCCAAGCACCAACAACGACGGCCTTGCCTACCGAAATCACCGCCTGTGACGATCCCAATTGGCCACCGTATGTATTTATCGGCAGCGAACACGGCCATCCGAAAGCGCAAGGCTTCTCGGTTGATGTCATTGCCACCGCGTTGGCTGAGCATGGCCTGAAACTGAAAGTGGAAACCATGCCATGGCTGCGTTGCCAGCGCGAACTGAATTCCGAAAGCCGTTTTCTGCTAGCGCTCGGTGCAGCGTACACGCCAGAGCGCAACGAGCACTATCGCTTGTCACTGCCCTACCATGCGCTGCAATCCACGTTGTTTTTTATCGAGAGTCATTGGCCAGCAGGAAAAACGTTTAGCCGAAAAGAAGAACTGAAAACCATTACGCTGTGCGCGATGCGCGGCTTCCCGCTGAAAAATCTCGGTTTGGAAGCTTATCGTGTGGATCGTGGCCACGACAATTATCAGCAGATGTTGGACAAACTCCATTACCGCCGTTGCGATGCCTTGCTGACACCGATTGAAGCGATCGATGCCGTGCTGAAACAGGCGCGTCTGTCACCGCGCCATCAACCGTTATCAAAACGGGAAATTCCCTGGCAGGAAGCCACCAGCTTTCATGCGCTGTTGAACAGGCACCATCCGCAAAGTGCCACGCTGCAAACGCTGCTGAACGAGGGCCTGACCACGATGGCTCGTGATGGCCGACTCGATGCCTTACGAAAGAAATGGTCGCTACCAGCGCTGGCTTTGCCGCTTTCCCCAGGCCAACAAGCCCCTACCCGTCAACACGCTGGTGAATGA
- the groL gene encoding chaperonin GroEL (60 kDa chaperone family; promotes refolding of misfolded polypeptides especially under stressful conditions; forms two stacked rings of heptamers to form a barrel-shaped 14mer; ends can be capped by GroES; misfolded proteins enter the barrel where they are refolded when GroES binds), which produces MSAKVISFSQEARERMLKGVNILADAVKVTMGPKGRNVILDKSFGAPRVTKDGVSVAKEIELKDKFENMGAQMVKEVASKTADIAGDGTTTATVLARAIVQEGHKAVASGMNPMDLKRGIDLAVSAAVEELQKLSKPCNDNKAIGQVATVSANWNTDIGDMLAKAMDKVGRDGVITVEEGKSLDNELEVVEGMQFDRGYLSPYFITNREKMQVELDNPYVLLCDKKISNIRELLPVLEATAKAGRPLLLIAEDIEGEALATLVVNNLRGILKAAAVKAPGFGDRRKAMLQDIAILTGGQVIAEEVGLSLEKAELSQLGSAKRVVIGKDNTTIVDGAGKKADIDARVNLIRKEIEETSSDYDREKLQERVAKLSGGVAVIKVGAATEVEMKEKKDLVDDALHATRAAVEEGIVPGGGIALVRAADAVRKATLKTGNDDQRAGIQIALRAMEEPFRQIVANAGAEPSVVLDKVRQHSSVNHGYNAQTEEYGDMLNMGIIDPTKVARTALQNAASVAGLMLTTEAMISDVPEDKKAAAQTPDYSLD; this is translated from the coding sequence ATGAGCGCAAAAGTCATTTCGTTTTCACAGGAAGCACGCGAGCGCATGTTGAAAGGCGTCAATATTCTCGCTGATGCAGTCAAGGTCACCATGGGACCAAAAGGCCGTAATGTCATTCTCGACAAGAGTTTTGGTGCTCCGCGTGTGACCAAGGATGGCGTCTCCGTCGCCAAGGAAATCGAGCTGAAAGACAAGTTCGAAAACATGGGAGCGCAGATGGTCAAGGAAGTGGCCTCGAAAACCGCCGATATTGCCGGTGACGGCACCACCACGGCAACCGTGTTGGCGCGCGCCATTGTCCAGGAAGGACACAAAGCGGTGGCCTCGGGCATGAACCCGATGGATTTGAAACGGGGCATTGATTTGGCTGTCAGCGCTGCGGTCGAAGAACTGCAGAAGCTATCGAAACCCTGCAATGACAACAAGGCGATTGGCCAGGTGGCGACGGTCTCGGCCAACTGGAATACCGATATTGGTGACATGTTGGCAAAAGCCATGGATAAAGTGGGTCGTGATGGCGTGATCACGGTCGAAGAAGGCAAGTCGCTCGACAACGAACTGGAGGTTGTCGAGGGCATGCAATTCGACCGCGGTTACTTGTCACCGTACTTCATCACCAACCGCGAGAAAATGCAGGTTGAACTCGATAACCCCTATGTGCTGCTCTGTGACAAGAAAATCAGCAACATTCGCGAACTGTTGCCGGTGCTGGAGGCAACGGCCAAGGCCGGACGTCCGCTGCTGTTGATTGCCGAGGATATTGAAGGTGAAGCGCTGGCGACATTGGTGGTCAACAATCTGCGTGGCATTCTGAAAGCGGCGGCCGTCAAAGCGCCAGGCTTTGGCGACCGGCGCAAAGCGATGTTGCAGGACATTGCGATTCTGACCGGCGGTCAGGTCATCGCCGAAGAAGTCGGTCTGTCGCTGGAAAAAGCCGAATTGTCGCAGCTGGGTAGCGCCAAGCGTGTCGTTATCGGCAAGGACAACACCACCATTGTCGACGGCGCTGGCAAGAAGGCTGACATCGATGCCCGCGTCAACCTGATCCGTAAGGAAATCGAGGAAACCAGCTCCGACTATGACCGGGAGAAATTGCAGGAGCGGGTTGCGAAACTTTCCGGCGGTGTCGCGGTGATCAAAGTGGGTGCCGCCACTGAAGTGGAAATGAAGGAGAAAAAAGATCTGGTTGACGATGCGCTGCATGCAACGCGCGCTGCAGTGGAAGAGGGTATCGTTCCCGGCGGCGGTATCGCGTTGGTGCGTGCAGCCGATGCGGTACGCAAAGCCACGCTCAAGACCGGTAACGACGACCAGCGTGCGGGCATCCAGATCGCGCTGCGCGCCATGGAAGAACCATTCCGTCAAATCGTCGCCAACGCCGGTGCCGAGCCGAGCGTCGTGCTCGACAAGGTGCGGCAACACAGCAGCGTCAATCATGGTTACAACGCGCAGACCGAAGAGTACGGTGACATGTTGAACATGGGCATCATCGACCCAACCAAGGTGGCTCGTACGGCACTGCAAAATGCCGCGTCGGTGGCTGGCTTGATGCTGACCACTGAAGCGATGATCTCGGATGTACCCGAAGACAAAAAGGCAGCTGCGCAAACACCGGACTACAGCCTGGATTGA
- a CDS encoding winged helix-turn-helix transcriptional regulator has translation MIPRRKNRVEPPPEPCPLKTCMNIIGGAWTPNIIWYLSKAPRRFSELKDDLNGVSAKMLTTRLKQLEANGVVIRTVVPSSPPTVEYSLSALGAELKPAIEAIVSVGAKLKERQKRLRQASG, from the coding sequence ATGATCCCACGCCGCAAAAACCGTGTTGAGCCACCACCGGAGCCCTGCCCGCTGAAGACCTGCATGAACATCATCGGCGGCGCCTGGACACCGAATATCATTTGGTATTTGAGCAAAGCGCCGCGACGTTTCAGCGAACTGAAAGACGACTTAAATGGTGTCTCGGCAAAAATGCTGACGACGCGTTTGAAGCAATTGGAAGCAAACGGCGTGGTTATCCGCACCGTGGTGCCGAGTTCACCGCCCACCGTTGAATATTCGCTCAGCGCGTTGGGCGCGGAATTAAAGCCGGCTATCGAAGCCATCGTCAGCGTTGGGGCCAAACTGAAAGAACGGCAAAAGCGACTGCGTCAGGCAAGCGGCTAA
- a CDS encoding NAD(P)H-dependent flavin oxidoreductase, which produces MGWQQTALSKKLGLRYPIIQGPFGGGLSSTALAASVANAGGLGSFGAHHLAPAAIVELVSTLRQHTDKPFNINLWVSDHDPGALSMTVEAYQQHLRQMMPLYQRLDIEPPSQPDSFSHRFEEQVQAVLDARPPVFSFVYGIPSADIIEQCKRRDIFLLGTATTVKEALALQDAGVDAVVATGFEAGGHRVSFIDEAETVLTGTISLIPQVVDALHIPVIAAGGIADARGIAAALVLGAQGVQIGTAFLACNESATIAAHKALLRSGKVHNTVLSRRMTGRLARFIPNHALRELEALPQLPFPLQSWFYSPIKRASAARDDAEYFSLYASQSVSLIKHHQAAALLRDLVAGVDRIYSSM; this is translated from the coding sequence ATGGGCTGGCAACAAACGGCTTTGAGCAAAAAGCTTGGGCTGCGCTATCCCATCATTCAGGGTCCATTTGGTGGCGGCCTGTCGTCCACTGCATTAGCGGCCAGTGTCGCCAACGCCGGCGGGCTGGGTTCCTTCGGTGCGCACCATCTGGCACCGGCAGCCATTGTTGAGCTGGTTTCGACGTTGCGCCAACACACCGACAAGCCTTTCAATATCAATCTCTGGGTGTCCGACCATGACCCCGGCGCGTTGTCGATGACCGTTGAAGCCTATCAGCAGCATTTGCGGCAAATGATGCCGTTGTATCAGCGGCTCGATATCGAACCGCCATCACAACCGGATTCATTTTCCCATCGCTTTGAGGAGCAAGTGCAGGCGGTGCTTGACGCTCGCCCGCCGGTATTCAGTTTTGTTTACGGTATTCCGTCAGCTGACATCATTGAGCAGTGCAAGCGGCGCGACATTTTTCTGCTTGGCACGGCAACCACGGTCAAGGAAGCGCTGGCGCTACAAGATGCTGGTGTAGATGCCGTCGTCGCGACCGGGTTTGAGGCGGGCGGTCATCGGGTCAGCTTTATCGATGAAGCGGAAACGGTGTTGACCGGAACCATCTCGTTGATCCCGCAAGTCGTTGATGCGTTGCATATTCCCGTCATTGCGGCCGGCGGAATTGCCGATGCCCGAGGCATCGCGGCAGCGCTGGTGCTGGGCGCGCAAGGCGTGCAAATCGGTACCGCATTTCTGGCTTGCAACGAATCCGCCACCATCGCTGCGCATAAGGCGCTACTACGTAGTGGTAAGGTGCATAACACCGTGTTGTCCCGGCGCATGACGGGGCGTCTGGCGCGCTTCATTCCGAACCATGCGTTGCGCGAACTGGAAGCGCTGCCGCAATTACCCTTTCCGCTACAAAGCTGGTTTTATTCGCCCATCAAACGCGCCTCGGCAGCGCGCGATGATGCGGAATATTTTTCGTTGTACGCCAGCCAATCGGTTTCGTTGATCAAGCATCATCAGGCCGCAGCGCTGCTACGCGATCTGGTAGCCGGCGTCGATCGTATCTATTCATCTATGTAA
- a CDS encoding M90 family metallopeptidase encodes MPLLIIALIASLLLAYVFGKPYYIQARRRRLQQQPFPENWRQILRKRVPYFRSLPADLQLQLKKHIQVFLHEKEFIGCNGIVINDEIRVTIAAQACLLLLNRETDYYPSLSQILVYPDAFIVHKDEVDHLGLVTEHRQVLSGESWDQGQVVLSWQDTLDGLHAPDDGHNVVIHEFAHQLDQEKGSATGVPILQSAHHYHRWSKVFSAAYLRLQQDAERDLPSLFNHYGATNPAEFFAVASEVFFEKPAALQQEYPELYQELAQFFRLNPLSWQ; translated from the coding sequence GTGCCGTTATTGATCATTGCCCTGATTGCCAGCCTGCTGTTGGCTTACGTGTTCGGCAAACCGTATTACATTCAGGCCCGACGTCGGCGCCTTCAGCAACAGCCATTCCCGGAAAACTGGCGTCAGATTCTGCGTAAACGCGTGCCGTATTTCCGCAGTCTGCCGGCCGATTTGCAACTGCAGTTAAAAAAACATATCCAAGTGTTTTTGCACGAGAAAGAATTTATTGGTTGCAACGGTATCGTCATCAACGATGAAATCCGTGTGACCATTGCCGCCCAGGCCTGTTTGTTGCTGCTCAATCGCGAAACCGATTATTACCCGTCGCTGTCGCAGATCCTGGTTTATCCGGATGCCTTTATCGTGCACAAGGATGAAGTTGATCACTTAGGGTTGGTGACCGAACATCGACAAGTGTTGTCTGGCGAATCCTGGGATCAAGGCCAAGTGGTCTTGTCCTGGCAGGACACACTCGACGGTTTGCATGCGCCGGACGATGGCCATAATGTCGTCATTCACGAATTTGCCCATCAGCTCGACCAGGAAAAAGGCAGCGCCACCGGCGTGCCGATTCTGCAATCGGCACATCATTATCACCGTTGGTCGAAAGTATTCAGCGCAGCGTATTTACGTTTGCAACAGGATGCTGAGCGCGATTTACCCAGTCTGTTCAATCATTACGGCGCGACCAATCCGGCTGAATTTTTTGCCGTCGCTTCGGAAGTGTTTTTTGAAAAGCCGGCGGCATTACAGCAGGAGTACCCAGAGCTGTATCAGGAGTTGGCGCAGTTTTTTCGTTTGAATCCACTGTCCTGGCAATAA
- a CDS encoding carboxymuconolactone decarboxylase family protein — protein sequence MARITALTDAQAPARSGELLNGVKAKFGKAPNMFRTLAHSPAALNGYLQFSGALAEGVLTAAEREIVALAVGQANQCGYCLSAHTLIGKGAGLSDEAVKSAREGKGTALAALALKLVENRGFLDDDELATARAKGLSDAQILEVIAHVALNTFTNYVNHVAGTDIDFPEVKV from the coding sequence ATGGCCCGCATTACCGCACTAACCGACGCCCAAGCCCCGGCCCGTTCCGGCGAACTGCTGAATGGCGTCAAAGCCAAGTTTGGCAAAGCCCCGAACATGTTCCGCACGCTGGCGCACTCACCGGCAGCTTTGAACGGCTATCTGCAATTTTCCGGTGCACTGGCAGAAGGCGTGTTGACCGCCGCCGAGCGGGAAATCGTCGCGCTGGCCGTCGGCCAGGCCAATCAGTGTGGCTATTGCTTGTCGGCCCATACATTGATCGGCAAAGGCGCGGGCTTGAGTGACGAGGCCGTTAAATCTGCCCGCGAAGGCAAGGGCACGGCATTGGCCGCCTTGGCCCTGAAACTGGTCGAGAACCGCGGCTTTCTCGACGACGATGAACTGGCCACTGCCCGCGCTAAGGGCCTCAGCGACGCACAGATTCTGGAAGTGATCGCTCACGTCGCGCTGAATACGTTCACCAACTACGTCAATCACGTCGCGGGCACCGATATCGATTTTCCGGAAGTGAAAGTCTGA
- a CDS encoding YciI family protein, producing MKKLFCLLLGSLIVFSGHSALADTSAPSPKYDKALAEKLGADDYGMRQYVLVILKTGPNKIAAGPERDEMFKGHFSNMKRLAEEGVLALAGPLDGVDGWRGLFVLAVADIDEAKKHVATDPVIIKGEMVAEYHKYYGSAALMTINDMHPKLSRKAM from the coding sequence ATGAAAAAACTGTTCTGCTTGTTGCTCGGCTCTCTGATTGTTTTCAGCGGTCATTCCGCGCTGGCCGATACCTCGGCGCCATCGCCCAAGTACGACAAAGCCCTGGCGGAAAAACTCGGTGCCGACGACTACGGCATGCGCCAGTACGTGCTGGTTATCCTGAAAACCGGCCCAAATAAAATCGCGGCTGGACCCGAGCGCGATGAAATGTTCAAAGGCCATTTCTCCAACATGAAACGCCTGGCAGAAGAAGGGGTACTGGCATTAGCCGGACCACTGGATGGCGTCGATGGCTGGCGTGGTCTGTTCGTCTTGGCCGTCGCCGATATCGACGAAGCAAAAAAGCACGTCGCCACCGATCCCGTCATCATCAAAGGCGAAATGGTTGCGGAATACCATAAATACTATGGTTCGGCGGCGTTGATGACGATCAACGACATGCATCCGAAGCTGTCGAGAAAAGCCATGTAA
- a CDS encoding AraC family transcriptional regulator, which produces MDRLSALLSHFSVSAGLFHSGGYCGVQVIGDVGNDGHLHFLKQGRLELWLPGQGRQVFDQPSLLFFPRPLSHRFQATEADGTELVCASLQFDGGVNNPISRALPDFLQLPLADMPGIQPSLQLLFDEAFQRYCGRLAVLNRLFEVLVIQILRHLMANQSMSTGLLSGLADPQLAPVLTSMHEQPAEAWTLERLARLAGMSRASFARHFHERVGMTVGDYLLSWRVALAQQKLRQGRPMKLVSGEVGYDSPSALARAFRRQTGHSPSDWLKSHLDLTKAVPA; this is translated from the coding sequence ATGGACCGGCTTTCTGCCTTGCTCAGCCACTTCTCGGTCAGTGCAGGGCTGTTCCATAGCGGTGGCTACTGTGGCGTGCAGGTGATTGGCGATGTCGGTAACGACGGCCATCTGCACTTTCTGAAGCAGGGGCGGCTGGAACTCTGGCTGCCAGGACAGGGCCGGCAGGTGTTCGATCAGCCTTCGCTGTTGTTCTTCCCGCGCCCGCTGTCGCATCGTTTTCAGGCGACTGAAGCCGATGGTACCGAACTGGTCTGCGCCAGCCTGCAGTTCGATGGTGGCGTCAACAACCCGATTTCGCGCGCCCTGCCGGACTTTTTGCAGCTGCCACTGGCCGATATGCCCGGCATTCAACCGAGTCTGCAACTGCTGTTTGATGAGGCTTTCCAGCGCTACTGCGGCCGACTGGCCGTGCTGAACCGGCTGTTTGAGGTGCTGGTCATTCAGATTCTGCGCCACCTGATGGCCAACCAGTCGATGTCTACCGGTCTGCTGTCGGGCCTCGCCGACCCACAACTGGCGCCGGTGCTGACCAGTATGCACGAGCAGCCTGCTGAAGCCTGGACCTTGGAGCGGCTGGCTCGGCTTGCCGGCATGTCACGAGCCAGCTTTGCACGACACTTTCATGAACGGGTTGGCATGACCGTTGGTGATTACCTGCTGAGCTGGCGCGTCGCGCTGGCGCAACAAAAGCTGCGTCAAGGCCGACCGATGAAGCTGGTCTCCGGCGAAGTCGGCTACGACAGTCCATCGGCACTGGCCAGAGCCTTTCGCCGTCAAACCGGCCATAGTCCCAGCGACTGGTTGAAATCGCACCTGGATTTGACGAAAGCGGTTCCAGCCTGA
- a CDS encoding glutathione S-transferase family protein, with the protein MYKLYVRPGACSKAINVLLRDLDQKVEVIDARNLEGFKSISPTGAVPAMIDEQGNVFVEGVAIILHLLEKHNSAMLPKELLKKTDFIRWLTFANATMHPAYSRLFFLNSVVKDEAEKANTMKAAAAKVSEYWQIVEDKLNKQRYMGGDQINIVDVWLAVYAGWNAYFPVEVTIGPKAKAMIADVQAMPSFKAATESEKF; encoded by the coding sequence ATGTACAAACTCTATGTTCGTCCGGGCGCCTGCTCGAAAGCCATCAACGTCTTGCTGCGAGATCTCGACCAGAAAGTCGAAGTCATTGATGCCCGCAATCTGGAAGGATTCAAATCAATCAGCCCGACCGGCGCGGTACCGGCAATGATTGACGAGCAGGGCAACGTGTTTGTCGAAGGCGTCGCCATCATCCTGCATTTGCTGGAAAAACATAACAGCGCGATGTTGCCGAAAGAACTGCTGAAGAAAACCGACTTCATTCGTTGGTTGACGTTTGCCAACGCAACGATGCACCCGGCTTACAGTCGCTTGTTTTTCCTTAACTCGGTCGTCAAGGATGAAGCTGAAAAAGCCAACACAATGAAAGCGGCTGCAGCCAAAGTCAGTGAGTATTGGCAGATTGTCGAAGACAAGCTCAACAAGCAGCGTTACATGGGCGGCGACCAGATCAATATCGTCGATGTCTGGTTGGCCGTTTACGCTGGTTGGAATGCTTACTTCCCGGTCGAGGTAACCATTGGACCAAAAGCCAAAGCGATGATCGCCGACGTGCAGGCGATGCCGTCGTTCAAAGCGGCGACTGAATCCGAAAAATTCTAA
- a CDS encoding 2OG-Fe(II) oxygenase: MQFEQLQPEVQQWIREAVSNGHPPEAMVDALVHAGHPQTISHAVQQYLSVLQAEGQTVRPHSSSVVARISGTQHTSDRDVQILMALNAPRVVLFGNLLSHQECDELVAQCNSRLKPSSVVNAVNGSYDLHPSRTSSGASFRRGENALIKRIENRISELLSIPVSRGEPIQVLNYVPGAEYKPHFDYFDPKFSGNDKILKMGGQRFATLIMYLNDVEAGGSTVFPEIGLDILPRKGNALFFSYANDNGDLDALTLHGGSPVVAGDKWIATKWLRLGDYTGPQA, translated from the coding sequence ATGCAGTTCGAACAATTACAGCCGGAAGTACAACAGTGGATTCGTGAGGCCGTCAGCAACGGACATCCGCCTGAGGCGATGGTCGATGCTTTGGTCCATGCCGGTCATCCACAAACCATTTCTCATGCCGTGCAACAGTACCTGAGCGTATTGCAAGCGGAAGGACAAACAGTGCGGCCGCATAGCAGCAGCGTCGTCGCCCGAATTTCCGGCACCCAACATACTTCTGATCGCGATGTGCAGATTCTGATGGCGTTGAACGCACCGCGTGTGGTGTTGTTCGGTAATTTATTGTCGCACCAGGAATGTGATGAGCTGGTCGCCCAATGCAATAGCCGGCTGAAGCCATCGAGCGTCGTCAATGCCGTTAATGGCAGTTACGACTTGCATCCTTCGCGCACCAGTTCCGGTGCTTCATTTCGGCGTGGTGAAAATGCGCTGATCAAGCGCATCGAAAACCGCATCAGCGAGCTGCTCAGCATTCCGGTCAGTCGCGGCGAGCCGATTCAGGTGTTGAACTATGTGCCGGGCGCCGAATACAAGCCGCATTTCGATTATTTCGATCCGAAGTTTTCTGGCAACGACAAAATTCTGAAAATGGGCGGCCAGCGATTCGCAACCCTGATCATGTATCTGAATGATGTTGAGGCCGGAGGTTCAACGGTGTTTCCGGAAATTGGCCTCGACATTCTTCCACGCAAAGGCAACGCCTTGTTCTTCTCTTATGCCAACGATAATGGCGATCTCGATGCACTGACTTTGCACGGCGGCAGTCCTGTGGTTGCTGGTGATAAATGGATCGCCACCAAATGGTTGCGGCTTGGCGATTACACGGGGCCGCAAGCGTAA
- a CDS encoding fructosamine kinase family protein: MDDRLAPWLWRECQVSLHSAQPLSGGSINEVFRITTKSGERLILKLNPNATKGFFLAEQRGLSALAAAGIKVPAVVAVSEHMLLLEDLGESTASSAFWPSLAQLLATLHQTTSTRFGFTDNNFIGLTPQDNRWMESGIRFFAERRLLFQTSRAYDAGLLTADDCRKLNLIAERLADWIPEQPPVLLHGDLWRGNIHCTGSSKPALIDPACYYGWAEAELAMTTLFGELPEAFYREYQEISGMVSDWRSRATLYNLYHLLNHLNLFGGSYLSSIRAVLKRYVK, encoded by the coding sequence ATGGATGATCGGTTGGCGCCGTGGTTGTGGCGGGAGTGCCAAGTTAGCCTTCACAGCGCCCAGCCGCTGAGTGGCGGCAGCATCAATGAGGTGTTCAGGATAACAACGAAAAGTGGCGAACGCCTGATCCTGAAACTCAACCCAAACGCGACGAAAGGTTTTTTCCTGGCCGAGCAGCGTGGCTTATCCGCACTCGCGGCGGCGGGCATCAAGGTGCCCGCTGTCGTGGCCGTTTCGGAGCACATGCTACTATTGGAAGACTTGGGCGAATCTACAGCCTCATCCGCATTTTGGCCTTCTCTCGCGCAGCTGCTGGCCACGCTGCATCAAACGACCTCCACTCGTTTTGGCTTTACGGACAACAACTTCATTGGACTGACACCGCAAGACAACCGGTGGATGGAAAGTGGCATACGATTTTTTGCTGAACGCCGACTGCTATTTCAGACGAGCCGCGCATACGATGCCGGGCTGCTGACTGCTGATGATTGTCGGAAGTTGAATCTGATTGCAGAACGTCTTGCTGATTGGATTCCGGAACAACCGCCGGTATTACTGCATGGCGATTTATGGCGAGGAAATATTCACTGCACCGGGAGTAGCAAACCTGCACTGATTGATCCGGCTTGTTATTACGGCTGGGCGGAAGCCGAGCTGGCGATGACGACACTATTTGGTGAGTTGCCTGAGGCGTTCTATCGGGAGTATCAAGAAATTAGCGGCATGGTTTCAGACTGGCGCTCACGAGCGACGCTGTACAACCTCTATCATCTGTTGAACCATCTGAACTTGTTCGGTGGTTCCTACCTGTCCAGCATTCGCGCGGTGCTAAAACGCTACGTCAAATAA